GTCACTGGCCCAGACCACGGGGCTGACGGTGTGTGTCTGTGACCGGGATCAGGTCATTGCCGTGTCCGGCGGCTCCCGAAAAGAACTGCTGGGCAAAAATATTAGCCGCCAGCTGGAGACGGTCATCGAGGACCGGGAAAATATTCTGGTGGACAATAAGGAGTATAAATATATTCAGATCACAGACAACGACCGGGAGGATTTTACCGGCGAAGCCGTGAGCCCCATTCTCTGTGAGGGGGATGCCATCGGCGCGGTGGTGATCTTAAGCAGGGAACCCAAGCAGCTGCTGGGAGAGACGG
Above is a window of Oscillospiraceae bacterium NTUH-002-81 DNA encoding:
- the spoVT gene encoding stage V sporulation protein T, with protein sequence MKATGIVRRIDDLGRVVIPKEIRRTLRIREGTPLEIFTDREGEIILKKYSPIGELGAFAGQYAESLAQTTGLTVCVCDRDQVIAVSGGSRKELLGKNISRQLETVIEDRENILVDNKEYKYIQITDNDREDFTGEAVSPILCEGDAIGAVVILSREPKQLLGETEQKLAISAAGFLGKQMEQ